The sequence GAGCAGTAGATGGTGTTGCCGCCGGCCAGAACGAAGAACACTACGTCCTGGCTGTTGGTCAGCGCCGTGACGGAGCAGGTGATCGGCAGGACCTGGTCGTCGATGGTCTTGGTGTCGTGCCGCTCCCACACCAGCTTGCGGCCGCCTTCCTTGGTGGGGGTGTCCTGATCGGGCGGGCCGAGATCGGCGATCATCTGGGCCGAGGGGTGGTCCTGGTAAGGGGCGATCCGCTTGCCGAAGCTCTCTCGCGCCGCCGCGGTCACGCTCTCGGCCGTCTCCGGCTCGGCGCAGGCGGCGAGCAGCAGGACGGCGGCGACGGCGGCCAGCGATCTCGAAACGGGCAACAGGAGTCTCCGGCCAGCGGGTGCGATCGGTCTCCAGCGTGTACACGCCAGGGACGGAGCGGTCCAGCGGAGCCTACAGCGGCTGCAGCCCGAAGCGGCCCAGCTCACCCGGCGGGAATGGCGCCACCGACAGCACGTAGACGACATGGAACGGCTCGGCCCCGCCCGACCGGAACACCGGCAGCCATGCGGGCGAGAAGCCGGCGGCCTGCGCCCGGGCAACGAAGCCTGGATCCTCGAAGGCGGACCAGACCATCAGGATCCCGTCGGCCTTGAGCGCCCGGCGCAGGGTGCCGAGGCCGTCCAGCCCGTAGAGCGCCGCGTTCGCGGCGGCGGAGAGCGGCTTCGGCCCATTGTCGACGTCGAGGAGGATGACGTCGCGGGCAGGGCCTTCAGCCGCCACCGCCAGAACATCGCCGTGCCGGATCCGGACATTGCCGAGCTGATCCCCGAGCGAGGGCGGCTTCGTCCAGCGATCGAACCAGCGGATCACCGCGTCGGACAGTTCGGCCACCGTGACGCGGCCGGCCCCGCCGAGATGCCGGACCAGGCTGGCCAGGGTGAAGCCGAGGCCGAGGCCGCCGACCAGCACCTCGGGGTCGGGGCCGCGCGCCAGCCGGGCGGCGAGCTCGCCCAGCCGGTCCTCCGACTCGTGATAGGCGCCGTTCATCAGCTCCCAGCCGTCGACCCGGATCATGTAGACGCCGCCGCGCTCGTAGAGGCCGAGCACGCTGTCCCCGAGCGCCGCGCTGTCCACATGGATCCACATCGTCCGTCCTTTCTTCCGGCCGCGGATCTTGGCCGCGACCGGCGGACGGATCAATGCGCGTCGGCCGACGGAGCCTTGCGCGGCGCCACCTTGCGCATCAGCGGCACCATCAGCGCAGCGATGGTCAGGCAGGCGCACAGCACCAGGAAGGCGTCGGCATAGGTCAGGGTCTGGGCCTCGCGCATCGTCAGCGACCACAGCTGCCGCAGCGCCGCCTCGTGCCCGCGCTGGGCGTCGCCGCCCAGGGCGACGGTCTGGGCCGCGGCCACCTTCTGCACCAGATCCACCGCCGCCGGGTTGGCCGGGGTCAGGTGCTCCGCCAGCCGCAGAAAGTGCAGGTTGGTGCGGTCGTTCAGGATGGTGGCGCAGGCGGCGATACCGATGGCGCCGCCGAGATTGCGCATCAGGTTGAAGAGGCCGGAGGCGAGCTTCAGCCGGTCCGGCGCCAAGCCGCCGAGGGTCAGGGTCACCGCCGGCGCCACCGCGAATTGCTGCGAGAAGCCGCGGAAGGCCTGGGGCAGCAGGAATTCGCGCCAGCCCCAGTCATGGGTGATCGGGGTGAAGTTCCACAGCGAGAAGGCGAAGCAGGCCAGGCCGAACATCATCAGCCAGCGCAGGTCGAAGCGCTTGGCGCACCAGGCGTATACCGGGATGGCCATGATCTGGAACACGCCGGTGGAGAACACCGTCAGGCCGATGTCGTAGGCGCTGAAGTCGCGCACCCGGCCGAGGAACTGCGGCGTCAGGTAGATGGTCGAGAACAGGCCGATGCCGGTGACGAAGGAGAAGAAGCAGCCGAGCGCGAAATTGCGGCTCTTCAGCGCCCGCAGGTCTACCACCGGCCGCGCGAAGGTCAGGCTGCGCCAGACGAACAGCACGCCGCTGACCGCCGCGATCCAGGCGGTGGCGCGGATGGTGTCGTCGCCGAACCAGTCCCAGCGCGGCCCTTCCTCCAGCGTGTATTCGAGGCAGCCGAGGAACAGCGCCATCAGCGCCATGCCGGGATAGTCGGCGCCGCGCAGCAGCGACCAGTCCGGCCTGTCGATCTTCACCAGCATCGGCACGACGATGGTGATGAACACGCCGGGGACCAGATTGACGAAGAACAGCCAGTGCCAGGAGTAGTTGTCGGTGATCCAGCCGCCGATGGTGGGGCCAAGCGTCGGCGCCAGCGAGGACAGGGCGCCGATGGTGGCGGCGGCAACCACCACCTTCGGCCCCTGGAAGAAGGCGAAGGCGGCGGTGAACACGGTCGGGATCATCGACCCGCCGAGGAAGCCCTGCAGCGCCCGGAAGGCGATCATGCTGTTGATGTCCCAGGCCCAGCCGCACAGCAGGCTGGTCAGGGTGAAGCCGGCGGCGGAGACGCTGAACAGCCAGCGCGTCGACATCACCCGCGACAGCCAGCCGGACAGCGGGATGACGATGATCTCGGCGATCAGGTAGCTGGTCTGCACCCAGGCGGTCTCGTCGACGCCGGCGGACAGGCCGCCGCCGATGTCGCGCAGCGAGGCCGAGACGATCTGGATGTCGAGCAGGGCGATGAAGAAGCCGACGCACATCACGGCGAAGGCGAAGATCTTCTGGCCCTCGGTGAGCCCGGCGACTCCCGATGGGGCTACGGCGGCGCTCATTTCCCTTCCCGCTGGTCGACATATGCCGTCACCGACAGTCCGGGCCGCAGCCGGCCCAGGGCCGACGCGTCGCCGTCGAGCAGGATGCGCACCGGCACGCGCTGCACGATCTTGGTGAAGTTGCCGGTCGCGTTCTCCGGCGGCAGCACGCTGAACTGGGCGCCGGTGGCCGGCGCCAGGCTGGCGACATGGCCGTGGAACACCTCGCTCGGCAGCACGTCGGCCGTCACCGTCGCCGCCTGGCCCGGTCGCATCTGGGCCAGCTGCGTCTCCTTGAAATTGGCGTCGACCCACAGGCCGTTGGCGGGCACGACCGACAGCAGCTGCGACCCTACTGTGGCGTAGGCGCCCTCCTGGGCGGCGCGGTTGCCGATGGTGCCGTCGATCGGCGCCCGGATCTCGGTGTAGCCGAGATTGAGCTGCGCCGTGTCGCGGTCCGCGACGGCCGCGGCCAGCGCCGCCCGGGCCTGCTGCTTCTGGGTGTCGATGACGTCGAGCTGGCGCTGCGCCGCCTCCAGCGTCGCCAGCGCCTTCTGGCCGTCGGCCACCGCCTGCTTGTAATCGGCATCCGCCTTCTGGAAGGTCTGGACCGAGGCGAAGGACCGGGCCGAGAGCTGCTGGTAGCGCACCTGGTCGTCGCGGGTGCGGACGATCTCGGCATCGGCTGCAGCGATACCGGCCTGAGCCTGGGCGATCACCGCCTGTTGCAGCCGATACGTGGAATCGAGATTGGCCAAGGTCGCATTCTGCTGCGCCACCGCGGCCTCGGCCTTGGCCAGCGCCGCGCGATAGTCGCGGTCGTCCAGCCTGACCAGTAGGTCGCCGGCATGCACCGCCTGGTTGTCGGTCACCGCCAGGGTGGCGACGAAGCCGGCGACCTTCGGTGCGATCACGGTGATGTTGCCGCCGACATAGGCGTCGTCGGTGCTCTGGAAGAAACGGCCGACCGTCCACCAGTTGTGGCCGTACCAGCCGCCACCCAGGACGAGGGCCAACGCCAGGCCGGACAGGGCCAGACGCTTCTTCGTCAGCCGCGGCTTCCGCGCCACGGGCGCCTGGACGGGGGTCGAGGTGTCGCGGTCGAGGACGATGGCGTTCACGGCATGGCCTCCTGGGGCATGAAAGCGGCGCGGGCCAGCCGGTGCCGGGTGCGCTCGTCGGCCGCGGGGCCCGGGCCGGGCCTGAACTCGCGCGGGGTCATGATCCGGCCGCTGTTCCGGTCGAACAGCACCGGGTCGGCGACGGCGCCGGTCTCGCGGTCGACCAGCTGGACGCTGGCCCCCTCCGGCGCGAAATGGCGGTTGCCCCAGGCGATCAGCGACCAGACCACGGACCGGAAGTCGCGGCCGATCCCGGTCAGCACATACTCGTCGCGCGGCGGCTTCTCGCTGTAGCGGCGCCGCCGCAGCAGGCCGGCCTCGACCCGGCTGTTCAGCCGCCGGGTCAGCATATTGGGGGCGATGCCCAGGGCCTTCTGGAACTCGTCGAAGCGGGTCGCGCCGTAATAGGCCTCCCGCAGGATCTCGATGCTCCACCATTCGCCGACCCGCTCCAGACTGCGGCCGACGGGACATTGCTGGTTGCCGAAGCTCTTGCGCTGCATGGCGATGTCTGCGCCACTATTGAATGATGATAGTCATATAATTCCATTACTATCATTTTGCAAGTGACTTTGGACGGCCGAAACGGACATGGCCGGGCACGAGGCCCGGCCATAGGCTGAACAGCGCGGTCCGACGCGGCTTGTGGAATCCTAGGCGGCCGGTCAGCTGCCCGTCTGCAGGATGAACGCCGCCGCCTTTTCACCGATCACCACGCAGGGCGCCATGGTGTTGCCGGTGGTCACCCGCGGCATGATCGACCCGTCGGCGACGCGCAGCCCGTCGACGCCGTGGACGCGCAGCCGGCCGTCGACCACGGACAGGCCGTCCCGGCCCATCCTGGCGGTGCCGGTCTGGTGCCAGTAGGTCGCCGCCGCGTCGCGGGCGAAGGCCTCCAGGCTGGCGCCTGTCAGAACACACGGCATCACCTCGCGCCGGACGAAGGGCCGCAGGGCGGCGGAGTTGCCGATGTCGCGGCAGAGCTCAATCGAACGGAGCAGCGCCGTCAGGTCGGCCGGGGCGGACAGGGTGTTGGCTTCGATCCTCAGCGGATCGGACGGGCCGGGCCCGGTCAGCTGCAGACGGCCTCGGCTGTGCGGGCGGACGATGCCGGCCAGCATCGACCAAGAGCCGGGCGGCGGCGCATGATGCGCGGTCTCCGCCGTCGTGAACGGGGCTTCGAGCTGGAAGGGCTGCAGGTCCGGCGTGTCCAGCGCCGGGTCGCTCTTCCAGAAGAAGGTCGCCTCCGCCGCATTGTTGCGGGGCACGATCGGCTCTCGGGCTTCCCACACGCACGGGACGAACAGGTGGTCCTGGAAGTTCCGGCCGACGCCCGGCAGATGCTGCACCACCCCGATGCCGGCGGGGACCAGGTCGTCCGCATCGCCGATGCCAGACTGCATCAGCACCTTCGGCGTGTTGATCGCGCCGAGGGAGAGGACGATCTCGCTGCCGGCCGCGATGCGCCGGGTCCGCCCCTCGTGCAGGATCTCGACCGCGGCCGCCCGCCGGCCATCGAACAGGATGCGGGTGACCAGCGCGCCGGTCAGCACGGTGAGGTTGGGCCGGTCCATCAGCGGATAGGCATAAGTGCGGAACACCGACAGGCGGCGGCCGTCGCGGATCCGGACATTGGCGATGGCCGCGCCGCCCTCGCCTTCCATCAGCGCGCCGTTCTGGTCGTCATAGGTCGGGATGCCCGCCGACTGCGCCCCCTCCAGCATCGCCCAGGCGACCGGGTGGGGGTCGCGCGCCGGCTCCACATGAACCAGGCCGCCCGTGCCCCGCCGCAGCGGATCCGGCGTCCCCTGCCAGTCCTCGATCCGGCGGTAGATGTCCAGGACCGCGTCATAGCCCCAGCCGGGATCACCACCAGCCGCCTCGGCGAAATGCTCCCAGTCGTTCCGGTGGCCGCGGGCCCAGACCATGACGTTGATGCTGGAGCCGCCGCCCAGCACCCGGCCCATGGAGAGTGGCAGCCGGCGCCCGTTGAGGGCGGGATTGACCTCGGCCTCGAAGCCCCAGTCCCGCTCGGTGCCGAGATTGGTGGGCCATTGCCCCGCCTGCCGCACGCTGTCGACCTCGTCGGTGCCGCCGGCCTCCAGCAGCAGGACGGAGGCCTGCCCGTCCTCCGCCAGGCGGCGAGCCACCACGGAGCCGGAGGAGCCCGAGCCGCAGACGATGAAATCGTAGCCGGGCTTCAGGGCCGAGCGCAGTCGTCCCTGGTTGGCAGCGACGGCAGCATCGTGCCAGCCGGATGCGGCGCCGAGACTGAGGAGCGCGAGGTCCTCCATGATCGTCCTTTCCTGTCGAATCCGGCGGCTGCAACGGTCGTGAACAACCACAGGCGCCTCTATCAAATTTATCAATTATATTGATTCTATCGACTCTTGAAGCCTAGAGTGGTTACGATCGTAACGGCCTGCGATCCGGGCTGGCGAACCGGTCGCGGCGCGCCCAGTTCTGGAAGCGGCTCAGATCCCGGCTGTTCGAAGCCGCGGACGACCGGATAGACGGGACAGAGAAGAAGATTGCCGAGCATGCCGACCGACATCCTGACCACCGCGCAGGCGGCGAAGCTGCTGGGCATCTCCGTCCGCACGGCCCAGTTGCTTATCGAGGGCGGGACGCTGACCTCATGGAAGACGCCGGGCGGCCACCGCCGGGTGTACCGCGCCGATGTCGAGGCCCTGGTCGCCGGCCCCGACCCGGCCCCGGCGGCATCCTCCGCCCTGGTTGTCGTGGTGGCGCCGCCCGATCGGCTGGCCGGGTACGAAGAGGCCCTGCGCGGCGTCGGGGAATGTCTGGCCGACGGCCATGACGACGTCCATGCGGCCGCCGTCGCCATCGGCGCCCGCCGGCCGGCCGCCGTGGTCGTCGATCTCGAGGATGGCGATCCGGAACGGACGGCCCTGCTGCGCAGCCTGACGGCCAACCCCGCGCTGGCCGGAACCCGTTTCCTGGCGGTCGGCCGCGCCGGCCTGGCATCGCTGCGGCAGCTGCCGGACGCCGTGCGGGAGATGCTGCGCGACCAGGCTCCGCCCCCCGGCACCGGCGATCCCGCCCCGCCCTATCCGTTGGCGGCGAACGAGAACCAGCGCCTGGCGGCGCTCGACCGGTGCGGGCTGGCGCAATCCCCGCCGGAGGAGGCGTTCGACCGGCTGACCTGGCTGGCCGGCCGCTGCCTGAACGCGCCGGTCGCCCTGCTGACGCTGCTGACTCCGACCCGCCAGGTCTTCAAGTCGCGGCAGGGGCTGGACATGACCGAGACGCCGCGCAGCTGGGCCTTCTGCAACCGCACCATCCTGCAGAAGGGGGTGTTCGCGGTCGAGAACCTGGCCCTGGATCCGGAGTTCAGGGCGAATCCCGCGGTCGCCGGCGGGCCTGCCTTCCGCTTCTATGCGGGAGCCCCGGTGGTCGACGCCGACGGCTTCGCCCTGGGGTCGCTCTGCGTCATCGACCATGTGCCGCGGATCCTGGACGAGGAGCAACGGCGTTGCCTGCTGACCCTCGCCGCCCTGGCCTCGGCCGAGGTGCAGCGGCGGGCCCTGGATACCCTGAACCGCCGGCCCGGCCGGGCCGCCGGGCGCTAGCCGGGCCGCCGTTCGGCCGGACAGCCGCATCCATCCCGGCATCCGTTTGCGATGGATCGATCGGCCCCGGCGCGACAAGATCGGCGTAATGGGGACCCACGAGATCTTCCTGCATTTCCTGACTACGGTGAAGAATCCGCTGGTTCTGGCCGCCTGCCTGCTGACCGTGATCATCAAGCCGAATCGTTGGGCCATCAGGCTGGTCACGGTCGTGACCGCGGTGGCCTGGGGGGTGTTCAGCGTGACGGTCGTCCGCCCCTCGGACTATCCGCTCCTGGCCCTGGCGATCAGGGGCGCGGCGGGCGCGCTGGTCGCCGAGGTGGCGCTGGTCCTGATCGTGCCGCTGATCGTCCTGGGCCTGGCCGCCGCGCGGTCGGTGGTGGCATGGCTGCGCCCGCGGCCCTAGCCCGACCGCGAGTCGATGCGTGCCGTTGCGCAACCCGGCCGATCCCGGCCAGAATGCCGCCGCGCCGCCTAGGACACTGCCCGCAACCCGCCCCAACGGGCGAGAGGTGACCTGTGAGTCGCGACCGCAAGCTGCATCTCGGCGCCTTCATGCGCCCGGCCAGCATCCACACCGGCGCCTGGCGCTATCCCGGCGCCACGCCGGACGCCAACTTCAACTTCCCCCTGCTCAAGCGCGCCGCCCAGACGCTGGAGCGCGGCAAGTTCGACGCCTTCTTCATGGCCGATCACCTGGCCGTGCTGAACATGCCGTTGGAGGCGCTGAAGCGCAGCCACACGGTGACGTCCTTCGAGCCCTTCACCCTGCTGTCGGCCCTGGCCGGAGCGACCGAGCGGATCGGCCTCGTCGCCACCGCGTCGACCACCTTCGACGCGCCCTACCACATCGCCCGGCGCTTCGCCTCGCTGGACCATCTGAGCGGCGGCCGCGCCGGCTGGAACATCGTCACCACCTCGAACCCGGACGCGGCGCTGAACTTCGGGCTCGAGGAGCATATGGAGCACGGCGAGCGCTACGACCGCGCCCGCGAGTTCTACGACGTGGTCACCGGGCTGTGGGACAGCTGGGCCGACGACGCCTTCATCCGCGACGTCGAGGCCGGGATCTATTTCGACCCGGCCAAGCTGCATGTGCTGA comes from Inquilinus sp. Marseille-Q2685 and encodes:
- a CDS encoding DHA2 family efflux MFS transporter permease subunit, with the protein product MSAAVAPSGVAGLTEGQKIFAFAVMCVGFFIALLDIQIVSASLRDIGGGLSAGVDETAWVQTSYLIAEIIVIPLSGWLSRVMSTRWLFSVSAAGFTLTSLLCGWAWDINSMIAFRALQGFLGGSMIPTVFTAAFAFFQGPKVVVAAATIGALSSLAPTLGPTIGGWITDNYSWHWLFFVNLVPGVFITIVVPMLVKIDRPDWSLLRGADYPGMALMALFLGCLEYTLEEGPRWDWFGDDTIRATAWIAAVSGVLFVWRSLTFARPVVDLRALKSRNFALGCFFSFVTGIGLFSTIYLTPQFLGRVRDFSAYDIGLTVFSTGVFQIMAIPVYAWCAKRFDLRWLMMFGLACFAFSLWNFTPITHDWGWREFLLPQAFRGFSQQFAVAPAVTLTLGGLAPDRLKLASGLFNLMRNLGGAIGIAACATILNDRTNLHFLRLAEHLTPANPAAVDLVQKVAAAQTVALGGDAQRGHEAALRQLWSLTMREAQTLTYADAFLVLCACLTIAALMVPLMRKVAPRKAPSADAH
- a CDS encoding HlyD family secretion protein, with the protein product MNAIVLDRDTSTPVQAPVARKPRLTKKRLALSGLALALVLGGGWYGHNWWTVGRFFQSTDDAYVGGNITVIAPKVAGFVATLAVTDNQAVHAGDLLVRLDDRDYRAALAKAEAAVAQQNATLANLDSTYRLQQAVIAQAQAGIAAADAEIVRTRDDQVRYQQLSARSFASVQTFQKADADYKQAVADGQKALATLEAAQRQLDVIDTQKQQARAALAAAVADRDTAQLNLGYTEIRAPIDGTIGNRAAQEGAYATVGSQLLSVVPANGLWVDANFKETQLAQMRPGQAATVTADVLPSEVFHGHVASLAPATGAQFSVLPPENATGNFTKIVQRVPVRILLDGDASALGRLRPGLSVTAYVDQREGK
- a CDS encoding helix-turn-helix domain-containing protein; the encoded protein is MQRKSFGNQQCPVGRSLERVGEWWSIEILREAYYGATRFDEFQKALGIAPNMLTRRLNSRVEAGLLRRRRYSEKPPRDEYVLTGIGRDFRSVVWSLIAWGNRHFAPEGASVQLVDRETGAVADPVLFDRNSGRIMTPREFRPGPGPAADERTRHRLARAAFMPQEAMP
- a CDS encoding GMC family oxidoreductase, yielding MEDLALLSLGAASGWHDAAVAANQGRLRSALKPGYDFIVCGSGSSGSVVARRLAEDGQASVLLLEAGGTDEVDSVRQAGQWPTNLGTERDWGFEAEVNPALNGRRLPLSMGRVLGGGSSINVMVWARGHRNDWEHFAEAAGGDPGWGYDAVLDIYRRIEDWQGTPDPLRRGTGGLVHVEPARDPHPVAWAMLEGAQSAGIPTYDDQNGALMEGEGGAAIANVRIRDGRRLSVFRTYAYPLMDRPNLTVLTGALVTRILFDGRRAAAVEILHEGRTRRIAAGSEIVLSLGAINTPKVLMQSGIGDADDLVPAGIGVVQHLPGVGRNFQDHLFVPCVWEAREPIVPRNNAAEATFFWKSDPALDTPDLQPFQLEAPFTTAETAHHAPPPGSWSMLAGIVRPHSRGRLQLTGPGPSDPLRIEANTLSAPADLTALLRSIELCRDIGNSAALRPFVRREVMPCVLTGASLEAFARDAAATYWHQTGTARMGRDGLSVVDGRLRVHGVDGLRVADGSIMPRVTTGNTMAPCVVIGEKAAAFILQTGS
- a CDS encoding excisionase family DNA-binding protein, producing MPTDILTTAQAAKLLGISVRTAQLLIEGGTLTSWKTPGGHRRVYRADVEALVAGPDPAPAASSALVVVVAPPDRLAGYEEALRGVGECLADGHDDVHAAAVAIGARRPAAVVVDLEDGDPERTALLRSLTANPALAGTRFLAVGRAGLASLRQLPDAVREMLRDQAPPPGTGDPAPPYPLAANENQRLAALDRCGLAQSPPEEAFDRLTWLAGRCLNAPVALLTLLTPTRQVFKSRQGLDMTETPRSWAFCNRTILQKGVFAVENLALDPEFRANPAVAGGPAFRFYAGAPVVDADGFALGSLCVIDHVPRILDEEQRRCLLTLAALASAEVQRRALDTLNRRPGRAAGR